From one Anopheles cruzii chromosome 3, idAnoCruzAS_RS32_06, whole genome shotgun sequence genomic stretch:
- the LOC128269664 gene encoding acylphosphatase-2-like — translation MGVQDLQDHVLVQCDFEIFGQVQGCGFTKHCRDNCLALSIKGWVKNSKQGTIMGKMQGAKGDVGKMVEWLSKTGSPGSKIDKAEFTNWGTCSRLAFTDYAIRF, via the exons ATGGGTGTGCAGGATCTGCAGGATCATGTGCTGGTGCAGTGCGATTTCGAAATCTTTGGCCAGGTGCAAG GATGTGGCTTCACCAAGCACTGCCGCGACAACTGCCTGGCGCTGAGCATCAAAGGATGGGTGAAAAACTCAAAGCAGGGCACCATCATGGGCAAAATGCAAGGCGCCAAGGGTGATGTCGGCAAAAT GGTCGAATGGCTGTCGAAAACGGGTTCGCCGGGTTCCAAAATCGACAAAGCCGAGTTCACCAACTGGGGCACCTGTTCACGTCTTGCTTTCACGGACTACGCCATCAGGTTTTGA